In Lolium rigidum isolate FL_2022 chromosome 7, APGP_CSIRO_Lrig_0.1, whole genome shotgun sequence, the DNA window ggacgatcgggAAGTTCCcgacgtaaaggacgcgccccacagcgatggattcgtcgtagcttcccatggcggaaccctcccggttccggcctccagacgccgctggccccacggtgggcgccaactgtcgttgcctattcggcagtacctcggaggagggatcctcacgagggggagaagaagtaggggccatatggCGGAGTGCAcaagggacggtggtacgcgatttacccagcttcggataaCCTgcccgatggcaaggcctactgctgcttgtttggaattatctgggcgctttcgcgttgttacactgAGTTTTGGTTgtgtctctagggctcccgggatctggcttataaaggcgcacggatctagggtttacatggagagtcctagccggattataggttgcctaactacggtacaatgtcttgccgtgtacgtcaaggatccaccttccatctacgtcgtactggatccgggttcctcatgggccttcacggatccggcctcctccgaaggttggttaggatccggcttcccgatcctaggctggacttcatccttcatgatcaacagcaactgggccatcCGATGGGacgcatgccacatcaccgtctatgggccacccgggcttgccggatctaggcactgtcgatggtacacccatgaagtatacccacaacacattTTTTGACGCCTCTTCAATAGTATCATGTCCACAAACCAGAAGATCATCTGCAAAAAGGAGCGAGTGGATTGGGGGACAGTTTGGTCCCAACATTATTCCTGCAAAATCATTATTTGACATGGCCTCCTGTAAAGCAACGGAAAGCTCATTTATAGAAGTAACAAAGAGATAAGGAGATACGGGACATCCTTGTCTAATACCTCTTTGACTTTTAAATTTAGCATACGGCTGACCATTGATAATGACAGAAAAACTAGGAGAAGAAACACAAGAGTAAACAACATTTATAAAATGTTTGTGCAAACCTTTTCTAGTAAGCGCAACAACTATAAAATCCCATTCTAATATGTCAAaggctttggccaagtaaatTTTGAGCATGAATGCATTACTCTTCCAGGAAGAGAGGCCAAAAGAATGAGTGATTTCTTGAGCAATTATGATGCTATTGCTAATACGTCTCCCTTCAATGAAGGCTTGTTGTGAAGGGTGATATAATCAGGGAGGTGGGGTTTAAGGCTATTCGCAATGCATTTAGCAATTATTTTATAGATAACATTGCACGGGCTAATGGGTCTATAGTCGGCAGGAATTAAAGGAACCAATTTTTTCGGAATGAGAGCTATAGGCGTGTCATTGATATGAGATGGCGTCATACCTGTATGAAAGAAATTCCTCACCAGTTGTATCACGTCTTCTCCAATCCAGTCCCAGGTAGCAATGTAAAACTTTACATTAAACCCATCTGGTCCCGGAGAGGCATTCCTTCTCATTTCTTTGAGAGTATCTAGCACCTCCTTTCCATCTGGTATTGAGTAAGTATAATCACCGGAATTTTGTGGCATTTGAGTATTCATGAAGGGCCTGCCAGTGTTAACATTTGTAGATGCAAAGATAGATCTAAAATAATTCACAAAGGTGTTACTAATCTTATCAGGCATATGTTGAAGGATGTCATTCTCATCTTTTATAGCAGCAATAGtattcctttttcttctttttatgaTGGCCTTATGGAAATACGCAGTGTTTCTATCCCCATCCGTTGCCTTCTTGAGATCAAACTGTTTCTGATTCTGCAATCTTGGGCATTATGGAACATAATTCCACAGAATAGACATGTCTTTTTTTTCAAAGTGGAGATAGACAACCGTGGAGGAGTTGTCTTCAAAAGTTAACACCGCTTTATCCTTTAAAGGGTTGCTTATCATCATTTTGGTTGTTCCCCAAATGTAGTCCTGATTGGCAAATAGATTATTCTCTTGAAGTATATGGAAATCTGGTACTTTCCCTACCTTATTGGGAATATCTTTCAGCAGGAATAGATCTTTTGTTCCTGGCTATCCCATAAGCTCTGAAAATAACTAATATATTATCAAACTTGAAATCAGCACTTGATGTTGCATTCAGATTAGGGTCAAACCAATCCACAAGCAGATTCTCTAAGTACGCTACCAACGGTTGCTTTATGTAAAATGAAATCATATCATCTTGCGATTTAAAATAGGCCATAATTACAGAGCTTGATACCTGAGAGATTCCATGGTATTTGTCTTTCCACGCTCTGGACATTGCATCCTCAGAGCTTTCTGAGAGAGGGATCTTGGAGTTCCTCCAGTATTTGCTACTTTCAACATGAGGCAACAAGAGAAATCCAGCAAATCTTGCTTCATCACCTCATTACCTTGGATCCTGCAGAGGCCTGGTTCAGCAAGACTCATTGCCTGCGTCGCCAGGTCCAGATCTGGAATCTCAGCTTCATCTGATTCTCTCCCCTAGTTGACCTATGTTTCGTTCTAAATCTCCATGAAGCTAGTCGATCGGGACTCAAGTCTAACTTCTCGGTTCAAGGGAGAAGGAAAAGAGAATGTTGGGGAAAGCATATGAGATATGGAAGAGGCGGAAGGGTGGCTAGAGAGCAGACATTGGATTGGGGAGGAGGAATTAGGAAGGGGTCTAGTGATGGAGATTGGATTTGGGTTGGGGAAGGGAGGAACTAGGGCATGTCGCCAGACGCCATTGTAGACAGTTCGAGAGTAGTGGATGCTCTATAAGGCTGATCACATGGCTGAACAAGGGTGCCTCCTACTATTTTTTAatacatacatgcatacatacatacatgcatacatgcatacatacatacatgcatacatgcatacatacatacatacatacatacatacatacatacatacatgcatgcatgcatgcatgcatgcatgcatgcatgcatccatccatacatacatacatgtatATTTTCTCcgttcacaaataagtgtacgtACATGCGTATTTTTCAACACCAATTATGAAGTGCAGTAAAAATACATTGATGCATCTCTTATCTTTAATTTTTCACATCTAATAAGTTAggtgcatgtagaaaacaagaaaaatataTGCTGAATATATTGGGTTTGATTTTCCtgcgatgagagagaaacaaTTAAAATTCATTGAGAAGATAGGAGTATACTCTTttgtatacatacatacatacatacatacatacatacatacatacatacatacatacatacatacatacatacatacatacatacatacatacatacatacatacatacatacaataCAATGTAATGTACTTTTAGAGATAAAAAAAGATTTACACCTCTTTACATATATAAAAAACATTATTTGGTGAAAATGGAAATAAATAAGTAGCACTGCATTGTTCATTTCCGTTTGTTATTGCTCCCGACGAGCAAGACAACATAGAACAGAGTGCGGAAGAAGAAACCAAATAGCGCAATAACTGTGAGGCAAGTCCACTTCCCTACGTCGTTGACGGCGTGCTCAGCGAGCACGTCAGCTCCGGTGACGATGCACGTGCTGGCAGTGATGTTGGCCCCGAGCGCGGTGCTGATTGCGTCGAGCACCTTCATCTTGATGGCCTCCGACATGCCTCCGATGGGCGTGCCGTCGAATACCTGAATTCCCCTTGTAAAGCACTTGGTGGCGTCGCTGAACTCGCTCTGCACAGCCGCTTGGTACGGGTACTTGACGAGTGACACGTAGTGGAACCATAACCAGTAGCTCGGGATCCTGTCCCGGTTAATGAAGAAGCCGGAGAAGACGAGGAAGTAGGCGAGAATGGCCGCCACCAACGTATACGCCAGCATCACGTGCGGCACCACCGCCGACAGGAACAGCACAAAGCCAGTGCCCGCCCAGAGTGTGGCCAGCACGACCAGCGTGAAGAAGGCGAAGGACGCACCACCTCCGTCGAGGCCGACGGCGAAGAAGGTGGTGACCGCGAACACCAGGGACAAGATGACAAGTGGTGGGAACGAAACGACGGTGTTGGCGAGGACGTAGGAGATCCGGCGGTAGGCGTTGTGCGCCGTCTCGCGGAGGAAGATGTGGCGCTCCTGGATGAAGACTGGCAGCGCGTCGCCGCAGACGTACAACATGGTGGTCATGGCCATGGCCAAGAAGCCGAGACGCTCCTGGACGCCCTTGGGCGTGTCGTCCAGCCGCAAGAAGATGGTGGCCAGTACGACACCCGTCACCGCCACCGTGCCGAGGCGCGTCCCGAACAGCTCCGGCATGCGCCACGTGTTGGTGAAGGACCGTTTGGCCAGCACCCACACCTCTGTCGCTAGCGGGTTCACGAACGTTGGCACGGACGACGACCGCATTCCCGTGAGACTCCCGGCCATCAGCTTCCCTCGGGAGACGCTCTCTGCCACGGCGAGCTCCAGCGGCATCGTGCTAACCTTCCTGTTATCGCCGTTGGCGGCCAGCTGCCACTTGTCATTGAACTTGGTGAGCGGCACGCCTCCATCGGGCTGGCGCTCGAGGTCTCGGATGGTGTCGAGCGCGAACTCGGCCGGGTTCTCGTTGTCTGGGCCGGGAGTGACGGCTAACTCGGAAAAGAAGGGCTTGAGGCCGGCGGGTGTGCCGGTGTAGACGGTGCGCCCTCGGGATAGAAAGAGAAGCTGGCCGAGGATGCCGAGGATGCGCGCGCTGGGCTGATGGATGGTCAAGACGACGACGCTGCCGCTGAGCGCGATGTTGCGGAGCACGTGCACCACCATGAGGGCGCTAGAGGAGTCGAGGCCGGAGGTGGGCTCGTCGAGGAAGAGTAGAATGGGGTCGTGGACGATGTCCGTGCCGATGGAgacgcgccgccgctcgcctcccGACACTCCGCGGTGGGATTCGTCGCCGATCATTGTGTCGGCGGCGTCGGAAAGGCCGAGCTGGTCGAGGAGCGCGTCGACGCGCTCCCGTTTCCTGGCAGGGGCGAGCGAGCGGGAGAGGCGGAGCTCGGCGGCGAAAAGCAGCGTCTCGCGTACGGTGAGCATCGGGTGCAGCAGGTCGTCCTGCAtaacgtaggcggagatggagCGGATGCGGCGACCGTGGAGTGGCTCACCATTGAGTGTGATGGCGCCGGAGAGGCTGTCGCTGGCGATGCGGCCAGCGAGGGCGTCGAGCAGCGTGGACTTGCCGGACCCGCTTGCGCCCATCACCGCGAATAGCTCGCCCTCGCGCGCCACGCCGGAGATTCCCGATAGAAGCGCCTTAGTACGGGTGGACCTCGACTCTGTGCTTGCCCGGCGATTGCTGCCGCGGCCTTCCCTGACGCTGTAGCACAGGTCCGTAAAGGATAGCATGTACGGCACCGGCGTCGCCGATGCCCGGTGCTCGTCACCGGACGAGCCAACGTCAACGGAGGTCGACATGCTCTTCAAATCAGTCGGTGGGTCACTGCAATGTTATTATCTCTTGCTAGCAGTTGTCAACATTGTCTTCATACTTAACACAGCGGATGGCATGGACGTNNNNNNNNNNNNNNNNNNNNNNNNNNNNNNNNNNNNNNNNNNNNNNNNNNNNNNNNNNNNNNNNNNNNNNNNNNNNNNNNNNNNNNNNNNNNNNNNNNNNtgacggtctatgaggtgtatgtctacaagacgcaggccatcacatatttgtatggacatgattggagaaagtttgcttttgactacggtccgaagaagggcgacgagctgaggatcgaaactcaaacgggcggatatacgtagcgctacgagttggagacacttccaaatatataatatgtaacttttttctactcatatcttttgataagcTGTTAcggcagttgttctaaaccattccctctgttctagcttgctgggtttaacatgatcaaagctgcagatcccatgatggaacatgagcggatgtcacaaagggcaaccacaccagcaccggcaccggcttcccactctctcgcatcggcaccggttcctgtaccggCTCCGTTCTCGCATCTACCCAGCAGtcccctacatcggcattggttcctgtagaggccccatatactacacctgcccggcgaggctcctgcatcagcactggttcctctagctgcaccgttctGCACCTGCCCAATGAGTctctgcatcggcaccggttcctctagaggcaccgttctgCACACTGCCCGGcagtctcctgcatcggcaccggctcgtgtaccagcccgggctcctgcacctgcccagccggatcaccgaggtctcggctcattgctgtggccacccgtgtggtgaccagggacgcatccgaaggctatgttcgtgagtatatgacagcataacttgctcttatcttgatgtcttctctgctcaaagtctcacatggttcgagtgcattggtgccattgactaatttttggtggtatctcttgctttgaatcagaaattgcctaaaagtatctccaaggatctcaatgctggccgaagggcaagatatccctcgtcatggagagtgaaggtctcaccgtggagggacggtactccgtcggtcccacggatggccgcttggctgttacttccgagtggaaaaagttcattgacggtgccaaacttcgcattggatcaaagttgaaggtcaagatctttcgatgccgctgtgacatgcttggtcataaagttcgcggttgtctagttactgttgccccatgagcccttagcaaatgcatttgtagttatacttatataaggttatcttatacgagctgctaattaattgtatgggtggtaaaactacggcaagcttttgctcttagcaagtatgtatgtatgatcggctattatgataactaatgtttgtgttcatcttaatttgcatttccgttttagaaaaaaacttaatttctattttggctgacctgttagagaactatcgagattgaacccacaacatgattcaaatagattcattacaccgagccacatgtcttgaccttgctatacactacttccattaatcggtgcaagaaggcttaccgagctgctcgaaccatggcgattcgaatccaccttatctatctagaaatacaacctttgcgaaagaggatttgcggtatggggaggccgacattggggacccatgagccggcgagcgtcgtcaacgttttaaaggtggcgaggagatcgaaagaaaaaataagccaaaaatcagttggtaaacaaattcaagaaaagaaacatttacctttacgagaggatgacatgcgggacccatgaggcagcggcatcctcaactatttcaaggcggcaggggatcaaaagaaaaaaggaaatagccagaaattaattagggtcaaaaataaatccatcaaaggaaacttttattgttcatagaggatgacatgtgggaccgacttgccagctgcgtcgtcatcgtttcaaagggggcaggggatcaaaagaaaaaggcaaatagccagaaattaggggaaaaaaataaatccaacaaaggaaacttttattgttcatagaggatgacatgcgggacccatgagccagcagcttcctcaacgtttcaaactcggcatgagattgaaagaaaaaggcaagtgacataatatcaggagccaaaaataatccaagaaaagaaactttattgtacatagaggatgacatgcgggtcccattttgtagcagcggtctcaacgcttccaaggcggcacgggaccgaaagaaaaatgaagtagccagaaatcggggtgtgaaaaaaaatccaagaaaagaaagatttcaattgggctgtatccggacatccgggccttcgaactatctgctgggccttttgactcgtacaatttcagcccactccaaaacgaggaaaggtcgaatttttctcaaaaaaaaaacaggaaagtcctatgcttcgcaaaaacaaaaaacaaggagattcaacatataagtttgtttatgtagatataaagatttaatttatccgtttgcaatagctcagagcgaaatacaacgtttattgtacgcaaaataaaatatcacatgtttcttgtacggggaggccgacatcggggacccatgagccggcgagcgtcgtcaacgtttcaaaggcggcggggatcgaaaataaaaaaaagccaaaaatcagttggtaaaaaaatacaagaaaagaaaacatttatcgttctgagaggatgacatgcgggacccatgaggcagcagcatcctcaacgtttcaaagtcggcatgagatcgaaagaaaaagccaagtgacataatattaGGAGCcacaaataatccaagaaaagaaactttattgtacatagaggatgacatgcgggtcccattttgtagcagcggtctcaacgtttccaaggcggcacgggaccaaaagaaaaatgaggcagcagcattctcaacaattccaaggcggcaggggatcaaaagaaaaaaaggaaatagccagaaattaattaggggtcaaaaataaatccaccgaaggaaacttttattgttcatagaggatgacatgtgggaccgacactgccaacagcgtcctcatcgtttcaaagggggcaggggatcaaaagaaaaaggcaaatagccggaaattaggggtcaaaaataactccaagaaaggaaacttttattgttcgtagaggatgacatgcgggacccatgagccagcagcttactcaacgtttcaaaggtggcatgagatcgaaagaaaaaggcaagtgaccaaatatcaggagccaaaaataatccaagatttattgtacatagaggatgacatgtgggtcccattttgcagcggcggtctcaatgtttgtaatgcggcttgagatcaaaagaaaaagaaagtagctagtaattagggggtgaaaaaaaatccaagaaaagaaagttgatggacatagaggatgacatgcgggtcccttgagccaacagacttactcaacgtttcaaaggggcggaggatcaaaagaaaaaggcaagccaaaattcgagagggtgaaaaaaatccaacaaaggaaacttttatagcacatagaggatgacatgcgggtcccatgagccgagcaggtctctcaacgtttcaaacgtggcatgagatcgaaagaaaaaggcaagtgaaaaaatatcgggagccaaaaataattcaagaaaagaaagttttatagtacatagaggatgacatgcgggtcccatttagcagcagcggtatcaccgtttgagaggcggcaggggatcgaaagaaaaaggcaagtgaaaaaatatgaggagccaaaaataattcaagaaaagaaagttttatagtacatagaggatgacatgcgggtcccatttagcaagcagcggtatcaccgtttgagaggcggcaggggatcaaaagaaaaaagaaattgccaaaaatcgagagggtgaaaaaaaaccaagaaaatgaacttttatagtacatagaggatgacatgcgggtcccatgagcctgcaggttcctcaacgtttcaaacgtggcatgagatcgaaagaaaaaggtaagtgaccaaatatgaggtgccaaaaataattcaagaaaagaaagttttatattacatagaggatgacatgcgggtcccagttagtagcagcggtatcaccgtttgagaggcggcaggggatcgaaagaaaaaggcaagtgaccaaatttgaggtgccaaaaaaactccaagaaaagaaagttttatagtacatagaggatgacatgcgggtcccatttagcagcagcggtatcaccgtttgagaggcggcaggggatcgaaagaaaaaggtaagtgaccaaatatgaggtgccaaaaataattcaagaaaagaaagttttatagtacatagaggatgacatgcgggtcccagttagcagcagcggtatcaccgtttgagaggcggcaggggatcgaaagaaaaaggcaagtgaccaaatttgaggtgccaaaaaaaattccaagaaaagaaagttgattgcacatagaggatgacatgaaggtcccatttagcagcagcggtctcaacgtttccaaggcggcaagggatcaaaagaaaaaggaagtagccagaaatcagggggtcaaaaaaaatccaagaatagaaagaattttggttcatagaggatgacatgcgggacccatgatcccgcatcgtaaacggctcgatcggagaacgttgaacgagatggcgcgatcgagaaaaaaacaatgccggagaggctgccatctgggccctacatccctcggcggtgcggatttgcgttgactcggccggcgaacccgagattttgagatgcaccacgtcccgggccaccatacgcgacgttttggccgctttcgtcgggctaggtggcctcaaaaacgagaaaaaaaagttttgacatgcaccacggagggaccaaaaatcgtcggccatggtacaccagcaaccacggcgcgacttcaacttcgtcggccatggcaacttttcctgTAGTGCATGTTCATCGTCTCAATATTTAAATATGATGAGTAGATGGTATTATGGTGTGTGGTTTG includes these proteins:
- the LOC124670938 gene encoding ABC transporter G family member 1-like; the encoded protein is MSTSVDVGSSGDEHRASATPVPYMLSFTDLCYSVREGRGSNRRASTESRSTRTKALLSGISGVAREGELFAVMGASGSGKSTLLDALAGRIASDSLSGAITLNGEPLHGRRIRSISAYVMQDDLLHPMLTVRETLLFAAELRLSRSLAPARKRERVDALLDQLGLSDAADTMIGDESHRGVSGGERRRVSIGTDIVHDPILLFLDEPTSGLDSSSALMVVHVLRNIALSGSVVVLTIHQPSARILGILGQLLFLSRGRTVYTGTPAGLKPFFSELAVTPGPDNENPAEFALDTIRDLERQPDGGVPLTKFNDKWQLAANGDNRKVSTMPLELAVAESVSRGKLMAGSLTGMRSSSVPTFVNPLATEVWVLAKRSFTNTWRMPELFGTRLGTVAVTGVVLATIFLRLDDTPKGVQERLGFLAMAMTTMLYVCGDALPVFIQERHIFLRETAHNAYRRISYVLANTVVSFPPLVILSLVFAVTTFFAVGLDGGGASFAFFTLVVLATLWAGTGFVLFLSAVVPHVMLAYTLVAAILAYFLVFSGFFINRDRIPSYWLWFHYVSLVKYPYQAAVQSEFSDATKCFTRGIQVFDGTPIGGMSEAIKMKVLDAISTALGANITASTCIVTGADVLAEHAVNDVGKWTCLTVIALFGFFFRTLFYVVLLVGSNNKRK